A region of Deltaproteobacteria bacterium DNA encodes the following proteins:
- a CDS encoding ATP-binding protein has protein sequence MGHQWGFDGEPNEEKWVHDMQLHLKDYPVHQALGWVDPNLILRWIRPIKGNEKAINLDMGFEPKRRNTLLSIRDDGIPRVTPVIELVQGGKAFIVFFPIYFDHTFGGFIGGSFKVKVLLDTVLGKQLAKDLSITLFENNEVIYRRDPVSYVKNSSWEYETDLSFYDANWRLVIAPSDTFISDSKSLVGPISLVAGFLISMMVAYMLYLFLNERVRVTQINLAKKELDKYREHLEDLVDDRTKELKKSESRFRGLSESSFEGILIYDQNLIIEVNQSAVLLFGYKPAELIGKDVRILLTAESWEIATGRILEGYEEPYEVQGVRKDGLEFPIEIHTKQIPYKNRRCKVAAVRDITERKQAEESLRKAKEASESANRAKSLFLANMSHELRTPLNAILGFSGMIGRDRDTPAPVQEKVAIINRSGEHLLSMINDVLDLSKIEAGRVELEESVFDLPRMLEDMGRMFEVRAESAGLRFDLEKSPNLPQFIKADAGKLRQIVINLLGNAVKFTKEGVVVLRARTLPMADDPPMVTLQLEVEDSGPGIAPEQEEHIFEAFVQAGKSPEAADGTGLGLAITKSFVELMGGEISVESKPGEGSLFSVKLPVALADASEVGVMEAVKPAVSGLQPGQNRWRILVVEDNIENRLLLSSLLEQAGFELRTSENGEEAVHLFEQWQPHFIWMDMRMPVMDGYQATSKIRSLPGGDKVKIVALTASAFKEQRKNILDTGCDDVVYKPFKSHEIFDAMAEQLGVRYIYEEELEKEAAEPEITLTSDILADLPEELRSVLKETAHNLDISAVNDVIVRIGNKQPEIARGLLLLVKEFRFEKVLELLGERE, from the coding sequence ATGGGGCATCAATGGGGATTTGATGGAGAACCTAATGAGGAAAAATGGGTGCATGATATGCAGCTCCATTTGAAGGACTACCCGGTACACCAAGCCTTGGGATGGGTCGATCCCAACCTTATTCTTCGTTGGATCAGGCCCATAAAAGGAAATGAAAAAGCCATTAATCTGGATATGGGGTTTGAACCAAAGAGGCGCAATACCTTGCTAAGCATTAGAGATGATGGAATTCCAAGAGTCACCCCTGTTATTGAGCTGGTGCAAGGAGGAAAAGCGTTTATTGTGTTTTTCCCCATTTATTTCGATCATACTTTTGGCGGGTTTATTGGTGGGTCTTTTAAGGTCAAGGTATTACTTGATACGGTGTTGGGAAAACAACTTGCAAAAGATCTAAGCATCACTCTATTTGAAAACAATGAAGTGATATATCGCAGGGACCCCGTCAGTTATGTAAAGAACTCTTCATGGGAATATGAAACGGATTTGAGTTTTTATGATGCTAACTGGCGGTTGGTTATTGCTCCATCGGATACATTTATTTCTGATAGTAAGAGCCTGGTTGGCCCTATCTCTCTCGTTGCCGGATTCTTAATTTCGATGATGGTGGCGTATATGCTCTATTTATTTCTCAATGAGAGAGTTCGTGTTACACAGATAAACCTGGCAAAAAAAGAACTGGATAAATACAGGGAGCACTTGGAGGATCTCGTCGATGACCGCACTAAAGAGCTTAAAAAAAGTGAATCTCGTTTTCGAGGCCTCTCGGAATCATCCTTTGAAGGCATTTTAATTTACGACCAGAATTTGATTATTGAAGTCAATCAATCGGCAGTTTTGTTGTTTGGCTATAAGCCGGCTGAACTAATAGGGAAAGACGTACGCATTCTGTTGACCGCCGAATCGTGGGAGATTGCCACCGGGCGCATTTTAGAGGGTTATGAGGAACCCTATGAAGTACAGGGCGTACGGAAAGATGGACTGGAATTCCCCATTGAAATACATACTAAACAAATACCCTATAAAAACCGACGATGCAAAGTCGCCGCTGTTCGGGACATTACGGAACGAAAGCAGGCTGAGGAATCTTTACGAAAGGCCAAAGAAGCCTCGGAATCGGCCAACCGGGCAAAGAGTCTCTTCCTGGCCAACATGTCCCACGAACTACGTACCCCACTCAACGCCATCCTCGGCTTCTCCGGGATGATCGGGCGTGACCGTGACACCCCGGCGCCGGTACAGGAGAAGGTCGCCATCATCAACCGTAGTGGCGAACACCTGCTGAGCATGATCAACGACGTGCTGGACCTCTCCAAGATCGAGGCGGGGCGGGTTGAGTTGGAAGAATCAGTTTTCGACCTGCCCCGTATGCTGGAGGATATGGGCCGTATGTTCGAGGTGCGCGCTGAGAGTGCCGGGCTGCGCTTTGATTTGGAAAAAAGTCCGAATTTGCCCCAATTTATCAAGGCCGACGCCGGCAAACTGCGACAGATTGTCATCAACCTGCTGGGCAATGCAGTCAAGTTCACCAAAGAGGGTGTTGTTGTTCTGCGTGCCCGCACTCTGCCCATGGCCGACGATCCCCCTATGGTCACCCTGCAATTGGAGGTAGAGGACAGCGGGCCGGGTATTGCACCGGAACAAGAGGAACATATTTTTGAAGCCTTCGTTCAGGCCGGAAAATCTCCTGAAGCTGCCGACGGCACGGGGCTGGGGCTGGCCATTACAAAGTCCTTCGTCGAGCTTATGGGAGGTGAGATCAGTGTCGAGAGCAAGCCCGGTGAAGGTTCGCTGTTTAGCGTTAAGCTGCCGGTGGCCCTGGCCGATGCCTCAGAGGTGGGAGTTATGGAGGCGGTCAAACCTGCCGTATCAGGGCTGCAGCCCGGACAGAACAGGTGGCGTATCCTCGTTGTTGAAGACAACATTGAAAACCGGCTCTTGCTGAGCAGCCTGTTGGAACAGGCGGGCTTTGAATTGAGGACATCAGAGAATGGTGAGGAGGCCGTTCATCTCTTTGAACAGTGGCAGCCTCACTTTATCTGGATGGACATGCGTATGCCTGTCATGGATGGATACCAGGCAACATCAAAGATACGCTCTTTGCCCGGAGGTGATAAGGTGAAGATCGTGGCGCTCACGGCGAGTGCTTTTAAAGAACAGCGTAAGAATATTCTTGATACAGGCTGTGACGACGTGGTCTATAAGCCATTCAAGAGCCACGAGATTTTCGATGCCATGGCAGAGCAGTTAGGTGTGCGGTATATTTATGAAGAGGAGCTGGAAAAAGAAGCGGCTGAGCCGGAAATAACTCTCACTTCAGACATCTTGGCTGACCTGCCTGAAGAACTGAGGTCGGTATTAAAGGAGACTGCTCACAACCTCGATATTTCAGCCGTTAATGACGTGATCGTGCGTATAGGCAACAAACAACCGGAGATTGCCAGGGGGCTGTTGCTTCTGGTGAAGGAATTCCGTTTTGAGAAGGTACTGGAGTTGCTGGGTGAGAGAGAATGA
- a CDS encoding ABC transporter substrate-binding protein: MKGYSGLRWVLLAPLLLVLTVCTSPPEPFRVGTNIWLGYEPLYLAQSMGYYDDLPIRMVTMNNATEVQRALRSGMLEAAALTLDEALSVKEDGFDIKVVLVMDFSRGADVLLSRPGIKSLADLRGKKVGVESSAVGAVLLHGALEAAGLTISDVSLVHLTIDQHQHAYETGEVDAVVTFEPVRTQLLNAGARVLFDSRLIPDRIVDVLVTRSDVSKRHGDMLAQLIDGHFSAVKYINDRPLEAAEKMTAREGISAKAIVAAYEGLHIPGLDDNRRLLKGESPDLAHSTRKLVDLMLKQGMLQKPVAVDGFFDNSWLPEN, translated from the coding sequence ATGAAAGGTTATAGTGGATTGAGGTGGGTATTGCTCGCCCCCCTGCTGCTGGTATTAACAGTCTGCACTTCGCCGCCCGAGCCCTTTCGGGTAGGTACCAACATTTGGCTTGGATACGAGCCCCTCTATCTGGCCCAGTCCATGGGTTATTACGACGACCTTCCAATTCGTATGGTGACCATGAACAACGCAACCGAAGTACAGAGGGCGCTGCGTTCGGGTATGCTCGAGGCCGCTGCGCTGACCCTGGATGAGGCCCTGTCGGTCAAGGAGGACGGCTTTGATATCAAGGTGGTGCTGGTCATGGATTTTTCGCGAGGCGCCGATGTGCTGCTCAGCCGGCCGGGTATCAAAAGCCTGGCTGATTTGCGCGGCAAGAAGGTGGGTGTTGAGAGCAGCGCCGTCGGCGCTGTGCTGTTGCACGGCGCACTGGAGGCTGCCGGGCTTACCATCTCCGACGTGAGCCTGGTACACCTCACTATTGACCAGCATCAGCACGCTTACGAGACAGGTGAAGTGGATGCTGTCGTTACCTTTGAGCCCGTACGCACCCAACTGCTAAACGCCGGCGCCAGGGTACTATTTGACAGCAGACTTATCCCGGACCGTATCGTCGATGTGTTGGTGACCCGCTCCGACGTCTCTAAACGACATGGTGATATGCTCGCACAGCTTATTGATGGGCATTTTTCTGCCGTTAAATACATCAATGACCGGCCCCTCGAAGCGGCAGAAAAGATGACCGCACGAGAAGGTATCTCGGCCAAAGCCATCGTTGCCGCCTATGAGGGATTGCACATACCCGGCCTGGACGATAACCGGCGTCTGCTGAAAGGCGAGTCGCCGGATCTTGCCCATTCGACCCGGAAATTGGTTGACCTCATGTTGAAGCAAGGCATGCTGCAAAAACCCGTGGCCGTCGATGGTTTTTTCGACAATAGCTGGCTTCCCGAAAATTAA
- a CDS encoding transporter substrate-binding domain-containing protein yields MKIHIYLFVLALFFQIVMPGLVSARDNITLKVGIFDNKPIVFQDENGLAQGIYPDLLREIARQEGWELEFVMGSWAEGFERILSGDIDLITSIGYTRERDASLDFPKEHVLTMWGQLYVKEGEKITRIPELAGRKVAVLKDGINGINFLKLCDELGITVNVLEMDDYRQVLSAIEEGRVVAGVVNSIYGYSNEANYSIERSPIRFSPMKFHFAAPKGKHAHVLTRIESHLRIWRQDKSSFYYQTRERWFGVEIPDYISPQVTLTQEEQAWLKSHPQITLGFTPEIEPLIIEAEDGTLSGLLTDIYEELEKLTGLKVNIEIDAWPATIKKAKQGKIDGLLVAAPSLAKSMGFPHSKTLAKGTPAIFARTDTTFNINSEKDLIGKRVAVLKGIYVVEKALAPYKDEIEIIEADSAEEMLTLVLRGKAHVAYGLSYHNYLIGKQMLVGIKPVYFSKQYSADGVATIRRDWPELVSIMNKALDRIGQARLNAIANEWTHIKKKQGTAQLVLSEKEKKWLNAHPVVRIGLSSHSLPLSAVDKKGKPMGMLVDYFQILREYTGVDFEFIPLSFPEMLAAAKNREIDLFMAFASSERKEYARFSEALFTVPYVIITRQDAPIIVGMSWLHGKKAAVIRDIVMHRYLVGNEPKIGLVPTDSVLEGLKALSNNYVDAYIGDALTSSYMINKEHIVNLKIAAAAGVPADEIRFAARSDWPEMLGILNKVVEAIPSEKHDEINNKWMTIRYEKDFDYSLMWKILALVLVGFSLVIFWNLSLKRTVEGRTAQLRQSERSLNKAQAIAHLGSWNLDIPNNNLLWSDETYRIFGVTKGTALTYEKFLEHVHPDDKAFVDRSWQAALGGEPYNIEHRITIDDKVKWVNERVELKFDKEGSPLRGIGTVQDITEHKRIEETLYFTAQRGWSVTKEDFFQSLVTYLAESFGVAYAFIDKLTEHETALTMALYAGGKITENIEYPLKYTPCENVMGKRLCSYPKDIRSLFPNDKLLDEMNAESYIGVPLWDSAGEAIGLIALMDTKPLREVKLMESVLQVVAIRAAAELERKISEEELSSYREHLEDLVKERTEELTEAKEAAEAANQAKSAFLTNMSHELRTPLNAILGFSDMLGRDSQTTETQKEKLNIIKRSGAHLLIMINDVLDLSKIEAGRVDLEKLVFNLPQMLEDLGSMFEMRAESAGLRFELKLDPALVHYIKTDVGKLRQILINLLGNAVKFTDKGGFALRARTQTITDEPQRVTLQLEVEDSGPGIAPEQLKYIFEPFVQAGRSPKATSGTGLGLAITKSFIDLMGGEINVESEPGQGALFRVELPVALADASEAGVIEAAKAAVSALAPGQGEWRILVVEDNIENRLLLSSLLEQAGFEMRAAENGEEAVALFEQWRPHFIWMDMRMPVMDGYRATAKIRSLPGGDKVKIVALTASAFKEQRKSIIDAGCDEVMYKPFISHEIFDAMEQQLGVRYIYEEEPQVEMAEPGVPLTSEMLAHLPEELRQALREAAHNLHISATNDVLARIRKNQPEIANGLQRLVKEFRFEKILELLGKSGRSDD; encoded by the coding sequence ATGAAAATTCATATCTATCTTTTTGTTCTGGCGCTGTTCTTCCAAATTGTCATGCCGGGCCTTGTGTCTGCCAGGGACAATATCACCCTTAAAGTGGGTATTTTCGACAATAAGCCCATCGTCTTCCAGGATGAAAATGGCCTTGCTCAGGGGATTTATCCCGATCTGCTGCGGGAGATTGCACGTCAGGAAGGCTGGGAACTTGAATTCGTTATGGGAAGCTGGGCCGAGGGGTTCGAGCGGATACTAAGCGGCGATATCGATCTCATTACAAGCATTGGCTATACCAGGGAACGTGATGCCTCCCTCGATTTTCCAAAGGAACATGTCCTCACCATGTGGGGGCAGCTCTATGTGAAGGAGGGGGAGAAAATTACCCGCATCCCCGAACTGGCAGGGCGGAAAGTGGCTGTTCTCAAAGACGGCATTAATGGCATCAATTTCCTTAAACTTTGCGATGAACTCGGGATCACCGTCAATGTGTTGGAGATGGACGATTATCGCCAGGTTTTATCTGCCATCGAGGAAGGTCGTGTCGTTGCGGGTGTAGTGAATAGCATTTACGGATACTCTAATGAGGCAAACTATTCCATCGAAAGGAGTCCCATTCGGTTCAGCCCAATGAAGTTTCACTTTGCTGCACCCAAGGGGAAGCATGCCCACGTTCTCACCCGAATAGAATCCCATCTGCGTATATGGCGGCAGGATAAGTCCAGCTTCTATTACCAGACCCGTGAGCGCTGGTTTGGTGTCGAGATCCCCGATTATATATCGCCACAGGTGACCCTGACGCAGGAGGAGCAGGCCTGGCTTAAATCCCACCCCCAAATAACGCTTGGATTCACCCCGGAGATTGAGCCCCTGATTATCGAGGCCGAAGACGGAACACTTTCAGGCCTTCTCACAGATATTTATGAAGAGCTTGAAAAATTAACAGGGCTCAAGGTAAATATTGAAATCGATGCATGGCCGGCAACGATTAAAAAGGCAAAGCAGGGAAAGATCGATGGCCTGCTTGTTGCCGCCCCTTCTTTGGCAAAATCAATGGGATTTCCTCATTCAAAGACACTTGCCAAAGGGACACCTGCAATCTTCGCCAGGACCGATACTACCTTTAATATTAACAGCGAAAAAGACCTTATCGGCAAAAGGGTCGCCGTACTCAAGGGTATTTATGTCGTCGAAAAGGCCTTGGCTCCCTATAAAGACGAGATAGAAATCATCGAGGCGGACTCTGCTGAGGAGATGTTGACACTGGTACTCAGAGGAAAGGCCCATGTCGCCTATGGACTGAGTTATCATAATTACCTCATTGGAAAACAGATGCTTGTAGGCATAAAGCCCGTCTACTTTTCAAAGCAATATAGTGCCGACGGAGTCGCAACCATAAGGCGTGATTGGCCTGAACTCGTCTCTATTATGAACAAAGCACTGGATAGAATCGGCCAGGCCAGGCTCAATGCCATTGCCAACGAATGGACACACATCAAAAAGAAGCAGGGAACCGCACAGCTTGTTCTGAGTGAAAAAGAGAAAAAATGGTTGAATGCGCATCCGGTAGTGCGTATCGGACTATCCTCCCACTCACTTCCGCTGTCCGCAGTCGATAAAAAGGGCAAACCTATGGGAATGCTCGTTGATTATTTTCAAATCCTGAGGGAATACACAGGAGTTGATTTTGAGTTCATTCCCCTGTCATTTCCTGAAATGCTTGCTGCTGCAAAAAACAGGGAGATCGATTTATTCATGGCTTTTGCTTCCTCCGAACGGAAAGAATATGCACGCTTTAGTGAAGCACTGTTTACGGTGCCATACGTCATTATCACACGGCAGGACGCACCCATTATTGTTGGAATGAGCTGGTTGCACGGTAAAAAAGCAGCAGTTATTCGGGATATTGTTATGCATAGGTATCTAGTGGGAAATGAGCCAAAAATTGGTCTTGTACCGACAGATTCCGTATTGGAGGGACTTAAAGCCCTTTCAAACAACTATGTCGATGCCTATATCGGGGATGCCCTGACTTCCAGCTACATGATCAACAAGGAGCATATAGTAAATCTAAAGATTGCGGCTGCAGCGGGTGTACCTGCAGACGAAATCAGGTTTGCCGCAAGAAGCGACTGGCCGGAGATGTTGGGTATCCTTAATAAAGTTGTTGAGGCTATTCCTAGCGAAAAACACGATGAGATTAACAACAAATGGATGACAATCCGCTACGAGAAAGACTTTGACTACAGCCTGATGTGGAAGATACTGGCTCTGGTTCTGGTTGGATTCAGCCTCGTTATATTCTGGAACCTGAGTTTGAAACGTACGGTAGAAGGGCGCACTGCCCAACTCCGGCAAAGTGAAAGGAGCCTCAATAAGGCACAGGCCATTGCCCATCTGGGCAGTTGGAACCTGGATATTCCCAACAATAACTTGCTATGGTCCGATGAGACTTATCGAATCTTTGGTGTGACCAAAGGCACAGCCCTCACTTATGAAAAATTTCTTGAACATGTGCATCCTGACGATAAGGCCTTCGTCGATCGTTCATGGCAGGCTGCCCTTGGTGGTGAGCCTTACAATATAGAACACCGTATTACAATAGATGACAAGGTCAAATGGGTCAATGAAAGGGTTGAACTTAAGTTTGATAAAGAAGGGAGCCCCTTAAGGGGTATTGGTACAGTACAGGATATAACTGAGCACAAGCGTATAGAAGAAACGCTTTACTTTACCGCTCAACGTGGATGGAGCGTAACGAAAGAGGATTTCTTTCAATCGCTCGTGACCTATCTGGCAGAGTCCTTTGGGGTGGCCTATGCCTTTATAGACAAATTGACGGAACATGAGACTGCGCTCACCATGGCCCTTTATGCCGGTGGCAAAATTACAGAGAATATTGAATACCCCTTGAAATACACGCCCTGTGAAAATGTGATGGGGAAGCGCTTGTGCAGCTATCCTAAAGATATCCGCTCTCTCTTTCCCAATGACAAACTGCTCGACGAAATGAATGCAGAGAGTTATATCGGCGTCCCTTTATGGGATTCTGCCGGAGAAGCAATCGGACTCATTGCATTAATGGACACCAAACCCTTAAGAGAAGTCAAATTAATGGAATCCGTACTGCAGGTGGTTGCCATACGCGCCGCTGCTGAACTTGAGCGTAAGATTAGCGAAGAGGAGCTTAGCAGCTATCGCGAGCACCTGGAGGATTTGGTAAAAGAGCGAACGGAAGAGTTGACTGAGGCAAAGGAGGCTGCTGAAGCTGCCAATCAGGCCAAGAGCGCTTTCCTGACCAACATGTCTCATGAACTGCGTACTCCGCTCAACGCCATCCTCGGCTTTTCCGATATGCTCGGACGCGATAGTCAGACCACTGAAACTCAAAAGGAAAAGCTCAACATTATTAAGCGCAGCGGCGCGCATCTGCTGATAATGATCAACGATGTGCTCGACCTCTCCAAGATCGAAGCCGGAAGGGTTGATCTGGAAAAATTAGTATTCAATCTGCCGCAGATGCTGGAGGATCTGGGCAGCATGTTCGAGATGCGTGCCGAGAGCGCCGGGCTGCGCTTCGAACTGAAGCTTGACCCGGCATTGGTCCACTACATAAAGACCGACGTGGGCAAGCTGCGGCAGATTCTCATTAACCTCCTCGGTAATGCAGTGAAGTTTACTGATAAAGGTGGTTTCGCCCTGCGTGCCCGAACACAAACAATAACAGATGAACCCCAAAGGGTTACTCTGCAACTGGAGGTGGAGGACAGCGGACCGGGTATAGCGCCCGAGCAGCTGAAATACATCTTCGAGCCCTTCGTCCAGGCCGGACGATCTCCAAAAGCTACCAGCGGAACGGGGCTGGGGCTGGCCATTACAAAGTCCTTCATTGATCTTATGGGCGGCGAGATCAACGTAGAAAGCGAGCCTGGTCAAGGGGCGCTGTTTCGCGTCGAACTGCCGGTGGCCCTGGCCGATGCCTCAGAGGCGGGAGTCATTGAGGCGGCCAAAGCTGCCGTATCAGCACTGGCACCCGGACAAGGTGAGTGGCGTATCCTGGTTGTTGAAGACAACATTGAGAACCGGCTCTTGCTGAGCAGTCTGCTGGAGCAGGCGGGCTTTGAAATGAGGGCAGCGGAAAACGGCGAAGAGGCCGTCGCTCTATTTGAACAGTGGCGCCCTCACTTCATCTGGATGGATATGCGCATGCCTGTCATGGATGGTTACCGGGCAACGGCAAAGATACGATCCCTGCCCGGTGGGGATAAGGTGAAGATCGTGGCGTTAACTGCCAGCGCCTTCAAGGAGCAGCGTAAGAGTATTATTGATGCCGGCTGTGACGAGGTAATGTATAAGCCTTTTATAAGCCATGAAATCTTCGACGCCATGGAACAGCAGTTGGGTGTGCGTTATATTTATGAAGAGGAGCCGCAAGTAGAAATGGCTGAGCCCGGGGTTCCCCTCACTTCCGAAATGTTGGCTCACCTGCCTGAAGAACTAAGGCAGGCATTGAGAGAAGCTGCACATAACCTGCATATATCAGCCACCAATGATGTACTTGCACGCATTCGTAAAAATCAACCTGAGATTGCCAATGGTTTACAGAGGTTGGTGAAGGAATTCCGCTTTGAGAAGATACTGGAGCTGTTGGGAAAGTCGGGGAGGAGTGATGATTGA